In a genomic window of Mucilaginibacter sp. KACC 22063:
- the yihA gene encoding ribosome biogenesis GTP-binding protein YihA/YsxC, which translates to MVIKSAEFVCSNTQISKLPPPVKPEYAFIGRSNVGKSSLINMLTAKKGLAKTSQTPGKTQLINHFIINDDWYLVDLPGYGYARISKSKKEDWNKFIRTYLDKRESLQCVLVLIDSRLEPQKIDLEFCNWLGEKGLPFVIIFTKADKQSSLKTDQNVALFKKALLATFEQMPDYFVTSSENKTGRDEVLDFIDGVNKQY; encoded by the coding sequence ATGGTTATAAAATCGGCAGAGTTTGTTTGCAGCAACACCCAGATATCAAAATTACCACCACCGGTAAAGCCGGAGTATGCGTTTATCGGGCGCTCTAACGTAGGCAAATCATCGCTGATTAATATGCTTACAGCAAAAAAGGGCCTCGCTAAAACATCTCAAACACCGGGTAAAACCCAACTGATCAACCATTTTATAATTAATGATGATTGGTACCTGGTCGACTTGCCTGGCTATGGTTATGCGCGTATCTCTAAAAGCAAAAAGGAAGACTGGAATAAATTTATCCGCACTTATCTTGATAAGCGTGAGAGCCTGCAATGTGTATTGGTTTTGATTGACAGCCGCCTGGAGCCGCAGAAAATAGACCTTGAGTTTTGCAACTGGCTTGGCGAGAAAGGACTGCCATTTGTAATTATATTTACAAAGGCAGATAAACAATCATCATTAAAGACAGATCAAAACGTTGCGCTGTTCAAAAAAGCATTACTGGCCACTTTTGAGCAGATGCCTGATTATTTTGTTACGTCATCTGAAAATAAAACAGGCCGCGACGAGGTTTTAGATTTTATTGATGGTGTAAATAAGCAGTATTAA
- a CDS encoding UbiA-like polyprenyltransferase, translating into MKKYFSLVTFSHTIFAMPFAFIGFFLAVSTTASTFQWQKLVLMVLCMVFARNSAMAFNRYLDRDIDAKNPRTKVRDIPAGRISPAAALTFTIANCALFLLATWFINPLCFYLAPVALLVVLGYSATKRFTALCHMVLGLGLSLAPIGAYLVVTGHFDLLPIFFSLSVLCWVSGFDIIYALQDEDFDRGEKLHSIPAWLGKVNALRLSSFLHVLSAAFIIMPAFFTHVGFPYYLGIGVFCSMLVYQHSLVKPNDLTRVNFAFMTTNGIASVVFAVLFLIDRLWIR; encoded by the coding sequence ATGAAAAAATATTTCTCATTAGTAACTTTTTCACATACCATATTTGCTATGCCATTTGCCTTTATCGGCTTTTTTTTGGCAGTAAGCACTACGGCCAGCACGTTTCAATGGCAAAAATTAGTGCTGATGGTGCTTTGTATGGTTTTCGCACGCAATTCGGCTATGGCGTTTAACCGTTACCTTGACCGTGATATAGATGCTAAAAATCCCCGTACCAAAGTGCGCGATATACCGGCAGGCCGCATATCACCGGCAGCAGCATTAACCTTTACAATAGCTAATTGTGCCTTATTTCTGTTAGCAACATGGTTTATTAATCCGCTTTGTTTTTATCTTGCACCTGTAGCATTATTGGTGGTGTTAGGGTATAGCGCTACCAAACGCTTTACGGCACTGTGCCACATGGTACTTGGTTTAGGTTTGTCATTAGCGCCTATAGGAGCTTATTTAGTTGTTACAGGCCATTTCGATTTATTACCGATATTTTTCTCGTTATCTGTTTTGTGCTGGGTAAGCGGTTTCGATATTATTTACGCCTTACAGGATGAAGACTTTGACCGTGGGGAGAAGCTGCACTCTATCCCTGCATGGCTGGGTAAGGTAAACGCCTTGCGCTTGTCAAGTTTTTTACATGTGCTATCAGCAGCTTTTATTATAATGCCTGCTTTTTTTACGCATGTGGGTTTTCCATATTACTTAGGTATCGGCGTATTTTGCAGCATGCTGGTTTATCAGCATAGTTTGGTAAAACCTAATGACCTTACCCGTGTAAACTTTGCCTTTATGACTACAAACGGTATAGCAAGCGTGGTTTTTGCCGTGCTGTTTCTTATTGACCGTTTATGGATACGCTAA
- a CDS encoding Crp/Fnr family transcriptional regulator: MDTLKATASFRNHISQFVEYTDEEWALFCSYLEFGQLKKKDHFTENGKVCNHIAFISKGSLRYYHMMDGEDITGYFSFENEFASSYKSFLTRQPAVNYVQALEDTELVLISHHNWQTMLGHPVLAYKTERFGRLFAEYYLICYEERVTAFITQSPEERYLKLLETGREILQRIPQHYVANFLGITPVSLSRIRKRILQS; encoded by the coding sequence ATGGATACGCTAAAAGCAACCGCCAGCTTCAGAAATCATATAAGTCAATTTGTTGAATACACCGACGAAGAGTGGGCATTGTTTTGCAGCTATCTTGAATTTGGCCAGCTGAAAAAGAAAGATCACTTTACCGAAAATGGTAAGGTTTGTAATCATATCGCCTTCATCAGTAAAGGTTCATTACGGTACTACCATATGATGGATGGCGAAGACATTACAGGTTACTTCAGCTTTGAAAACGAATTTGCCAGTTCATACAAAAGCTTCCTGACCAGGCAGCCTGCTGTTAACTATGTACAGGCACTTGAAGATACCGAGTTGGTTTTAATTAGTCATCATAACTGGCAGACCATGCTGGGGCACCCGGTTCTGGCTTATAAAACTGAACGTTTCGGGCGATTGTTCGCCGAGTATTATCTCATCTGTTATGAGGAACGTGTAACCGCATTTATTACGCAATCGCCGGAAGAGCGCTATCTGAAACTACTTGAAACAGGCCGCGAGATCTTACAACGTATCCCGCAGCATTACGTGGCCAACTTTTTAGGCATTACGCCGGTATCTCTGTCCCGTATCCGCAAGCGGATATTGCAGTCTTAA
- a CDS encoding NAD-dependent epimerase/dehydratase family protein, with amino-acid sequence MHTILGAGGPVANALTRQLINKNENIRLASRRPSTFKGDNISWQKTDLLNYNEVLNAVKGSEVFYLTAGLVYDKDVWRQQWPVIMQNMINAAKDTGSRFIFFDNVYMYGLVNGAMTENTPYKPVSVKGEIRAKVATQLMDEVAKGNITATILRGADFYGAETMNSFLDSMVLSKYAKGEKAQWMGNPKCLHNFSYLPDCGTAMRLLGETPEADNQIWHVPTAKPITGTQFLELAASIYGVAPKYMRINKLMLQTIGLFNKLIRGTVEMYYQTDHDYIFDSTKFENYFKVKPTSYRDGFMELSKTLHQPKA; translated from the coding sequence ATGCATACCATATTAGGAGCCGGCGGGCCAGTAGCCAATGCGCTTACCCGTCAATTAATAAACAAGAATGAAAATATCCGCTTAGCAAGCCGTCGCCCATCTACGTTTAAAGGCGATAACATCAGCTGGCAAAAAACAGATCTGCTTAATTATAACGAAGTACTTAATGCCGTTAAAGGTTCGGAAGTATTTTACCTTACCGCGGGTTTAGTTTACGATAAAGACGTATGGCGCCAGCAATGGCCGGTAATTATGCAGAACATGATTAATGCCGCAAAAGATACCGGCTCACGTTTCATCTTTTTCGATAATGTTTACATGTACGGCCTGGTAAATGGAGCCATGACAGAGAATACCCCTTACAAACCGGTAAGTGTAAAAGGGGAGATAAGGGCTAAGGTTGCTACTCAATTAATGGATGAAGTAGCAAAAGGTAATATTACTGCTACTATTTTACGAGGTGCCGATTTCTACGGTGCCGAAACGATGAACAGCTTTTTAGATAGCATGGTACTTTCAAAGTATGCAAAAGGAGAAAAGGCGCAGTGGATGGGCAACCCAAAGTGCCTGCATAACTTTAGTTACTTGCCCGATTGCGGTACAGCTATGCGCCTGCTTGGCGAAACGCCCGAAGCTGATAACCAGATATGGCATGTACCTACCGCAAAACCAATAACAGGAACCCAATTTTTAGAACTTGCTGCCAGTATTTATGGTGTCGCACCCAAATACATGCGTATCAACAAACTGATGCTGCAAACTATTGGCTTATTCAATAAACTTATTCGCGGTACAGTAGAAATGTATTATCAAACTGACCACGATTATATTTTTGATTCAACCAAGTTTGAGAACTATTTCAAGGTTAAGCCAACCAGTTATCGGGATGGGTTTATGGAACTTTCTAAAACCTTACATCAACCAAAGGCTTAA
- a CDS encoding M3 family oligoendopeptidase gives MIHKKAKHYIPENLEIKWENLEPLFQELRERQINSVEDLEQWLRDRSEIEAALEEDFAWRYIKMTCDTANEDLLKDFQYFATEIEPKIAPYSNELNKKLVESEFVDQLNEEKYFVYLRSVKKSLELFREENIPLQTEIQVEQQKYQSITGSMSVEIDGKEFTLEQAAAILKNIDRSKRQEAWEKITGRRLQSKDELDSLFDHLRSLRHKVALNAGFENFRDYMFQALGRFDYTPQDCYAFHEAIEREVVPVLREQAEKRKEALALDSLKPWDMDVDITGQAPLKPFQDGNELIEKSIQCFSNISRYLGERLEIMKENGLFDVESRKGKAPGGYNYPLAETGAPFIFMNSANTFRDLTTMVHEGGHAVHTFLTADLELNDFKHCPSEVAELASMSMELISMDKWDVYFSNPEELKRAKRDQLVDVLKTLPWVAVVDQFQHWIYTNPDHTDAQRREAWVQIFERFGASFADWNGLQEAQANLWQKQLHIFEVPFYYIEYGMAQLGAIAVWKNYKENPEKGLQQYLDALKLGYTKTIREIYETAGIKFDFSADYVRDLVAFVKAELESL, from the coding sequence ATGATTCATAAAAAAGCAAAACATTATATACCCGAAAATCTGGAAATCAAGTGGGAAAACCTTGAGCCTCTTTTTCAGGAACTGCGCGAGCGCCAGATCAACTCGGTTGAGGATTTAGAGCAATGGCTGCGCGACCGTAGCGAGATAGAAGCAGCACTGGAAGAAGATTTTGCATGGCGTTATATTAAAATGACCTGCGACACTGCTAACGAAGACCTGCTGAAAGATTTTCAATATTTTGCCACTGAGATTGAGCCGAAGATTGCACCTTACAGCAATGAGCTGAATAAAAAACTGGTAGAAAGCGAGTTTGTAGACCAGCTAAACGAGGAGAAGTATTTTGTATACCTGCGAAGCGTTAAAAAATCGCTGGAACTGTTCAGGGAGGAGAATATTCCGCTGCAAACCGAGATACAGGTGGAGCAGCAGAAATACCAGTCGATCACTGGTAGCATGTCGGTGGAAATTGATGGTAAAGAATTTACGCTTGAGCAGGCAGCCGCCATCTTAAAAAATATCGACCGCAGCAAACGTCAGGAAGCTTGGGAGAAAATTACCGGCCGCCGTTTGCAAAGTAAAGATGAACTGGACAGCCTGTTTGATCATCTGCGTAGCCTGCGCCACAAGGTAGCCTTAAACGCAGGTTTCGAAAATTTCCGTGATTATATGTTCCAGGCATTAGGCCGGTTCGATTATACACCGCAGGATTGTTATGCTTTTCATGAAGCTATTGAGCGCGAGGTGGTGCCCGTTTTGCGTGAGCAGGCAGAAAAACGTAAAGAGGCTTTAGCGTTAGATAGCCTTAAGCCCTGGGACATGGATGTGGACATTACCGGTCAGGCGCCTTTAAAACCGTTTCAGGATGGAAATGAGTTGATCGAGAAATCGATCCAGTGCTTTAGCAACATCAGCCGTTACCTGGGCGAACGCTTGGAGATCATGAAAGAAAACGGTCTTTTCGATGTAGAAAGCCGTAAGGGCAAAGCACCGGGCGGTTACAACTATCCCTTAGCCGAAACAGGTGCGCCATTTATTTTTATGAACTCGGCTAATACCTTCCGCGACCTTACCACTATGGTGCATGAGGGTGGCCACGCTGTACATACTTTCCTTACTGCCGATCTGGAACTGAACGACTTTAAACATTGCCCTTCTGAGGTTGCCGAGCTGGCTTCTATGTCGATGGAGCTGATCTCGATGGATAAATGGGATGTATATTTCAGCAATCCTGAAGAGTTAAAACGAGCCAAGCGCGACCAGTTGGTTGATGTGCTGAAAACCTTGCCGTGGGTTGCCGTGGTAGACCAGTTTCAGCACTGGATATACACCAATCCAGACCATACTGATGCACAACGCCGTGAAGCATGGGTACAGATATTCGAGCGTTTTGGTGCCAGCTTTGCCGATTGGAACGGTTTACAAGAAGCACAGGCCAACTTATGGCAAAAGCAGCTGCACATCTTTGAAGTTCCGTTTTACTATATCGAATATGGTATGGCACAATTAGGTGCTATTGCCGTATGGAAAAACTATAAAGAAAATCCTGAAAAAGGTTTGCAGCAATACCTGGATGCGCTGAAATTAGGTTATACTAAAACCATACGTGAGATCTATGAAACAGCGGGTATCAAGTTTGATTTTAGTGCAGATTACGTGCGTGATCTGGTTGCTTTTGTAAAAGCAGAACTGGAAAGTTTGTAA
- a CDS encoding phosphatase PAP2 family protein, protein MNLRITDVLYRLRLFFIPYLLILSSCLIIKLLFTREQIYYSINSYHNDLANQLFIYATDLGSGFIMIVLTIILLLYSYRTAFLLVTSFGITTILVQVVKRIVKAPRPSLYFEHNLSHIYFVPGVKMLMTNSFPSGHTVQAFTVAVVLAYTARQKRWGFIYLLLALAVGYSRMYLSEHFFEDVVAGSIIGTVATVIWLTIIDGKPFLHQNKWKRGLLKQV, encoded by the coding sequence ATGAATTTGCGTATAACCGATGTGCTTTACCGTTTAAGGCTCTTTTTTATTCCATATCTTCTTATCCTGAGCAGCTGTTTGATTATCAAACTGCTTTTCACGCGCGAGCAAATTTATTACAGCATCAATTCATACCATAACGACCTGGCTAACCAGCTTTTTATATACGCCACCGATCTGGGCAGTGGCTTTATCATGATTGTGCTGACCATTATCCTCCTGCTTTACAGCTATCGTACCGCATTTTTGTTAGTGACCAGCTTTGGTATAACCACCATATTGGTACAGGTAGTAAAGCGCATAGTAAAAGCCCCTCGCCCATCATTGTACTTTGAGCATAACTTATCGCACATCTACTTTGTGCCGGGCGTTAAAATGCTAATGACCAACAGCTTTCCGTCGGGGCATACCGTTCAAGCATTTACAGTTGCAGTAGTTTTAGCTTATACCGCTCGGCAGAAAAGGTGGGGATTTATTTATCTGTTATTGGCACTGGCGGTAGGTTATTCGCGCATGTATTTAAGCGAGCATTTTTTCGAGGATGTAGTAGCCGGAAGCATCATTGGAACTGTTGCAACAGTAATATGGCTCACCATCATTGATGGCAAGCCATTTTTACATCAGAATAAGTGGAAACGCGGTCTGCTGAAACAGGTTTAA
- a CDS encoding amino acid permease: MSKNIFRKKSLDTILNDVANGYSDGEHGSGDSTLSKVLNVKDLTLMGIAAVVGAGIFSTIGEASFNGGPGVTILFVLTAITCGFSAMCYAEFASRIPVAGSAYTYAYASFGELIAWIIGWDLLMEYAIGNIAVAISWSEYFVNLLEGFHIHMPKYLTMDYLTASRAYDTVQSLTAKGQLTDITEKLRSEAAAWATAPAIGHLKLIANIPALAIVILITYLVYVGIRETKKVTNAMVLLKIGVVIAVIVLGFFYVTPANWHPFLPNGFGGVMKGVSGVFFAYIGFDAISTTAEECQNAQRDLPRGMIYSLIICTVLYILIALVLTGMVSYKDLQVGDPLAFVFAKVGLKKISYVISISAVIATASVLLIFQLGQPRIWMSMSRDGLLPKAFSRIHPKFKTPYFATIVTGFVVAVPALFMNLTEVTDLTSIGTLFAFVLVCGGVLLLPKEQTVRGKFQIPYINAQWIAPVIFVIGVVVFWKQLTGLFSGENAHERFPYVLFVILSAALTVLAFVKKLSLIPVLGLLSCFYLMTELGYTNWLRFLIWLVIGLVIYFTYGYRHSRLGKASQ, translated from the coding sequence ATGTCGAAAAACATATTTCGTAAAAAATCTCTCGACACTATCCTTAATGATGTAGCAAATGGCTACTCTGATGGCGAACACGGCTCAGGTGATTCAACGCTTAGCAAAGTTCTTAATGTAAAAGACCTTACCCTTATGGGTATAGCAGCTGTTGTAGGCGCAGGTATTTTTTCAACTATTGGCGAAGCCTCATTTAATGGTGGCCCTGGTGTTACCATACTTTTTGTGCTAACGGCCATTACCTGCGGGTTTTCGGCCATGTGTTATGCGGAGTTTGCATCGCGCATACCTGTTGCGGGCAGTGCCTACACTTATGCTTACGCTTCTTTTGGGGAACTGATTGCCTGGATCATTGGTTGGGACCTATTGATGGAGTACGCCATTGGTAACATTGCTGTCGCCATATCCTGGAGCGAATACTTTGTAAATTTATTAGAAGGCTTTCATATCCACATGCCTAAGTATCTAACTATGGATTACTTAACGGCATCGCGTGCGTATGATACCGTACAGTCGCTTACTGCCAAAGGCCAGCTTACTGATATTACAGAAAAGCTGAGGTCAGAAGCTGCGGCATGGGCAACTGCGCCCGCCATTGGCCATTTAAAACTGATTGCTAATATACCGGCTTTGGCCATCGTCATACTAATTACTTACCTGGTTTACGTAGGTATCCGCGAAACCAAGAAAGTGACCAACGCCATGGTATTACTTAAAATAGGGGTGGTAATAGCGGTTATTGTTTTAGGGTTCTTTTACGTAACGCCTGCCAACTGGCATCCATTTTTACCTAACGGTTTTGGCGGGGTAATGAAAGGCGTTTCGGGTGTGTTTTTTGCCTACATCGGCTTCGATGCAATCTCTACCACTGCCGAAGAATGCCAGAACGCGCAACGCGATTTGCCACGTGGCATGATATACTCGCTTATTATTTGTACTGTATTATATATACTTATTGCACTGGTATTAACCGGTATGGTAAGTTATAAAGACCTGCAAGTTGGCGACCCACTGGCTTTTGTTTTTGCAAAGGTTGGGTTAAAAAAGATAAGCTACGTTATCTCCATCAGTGCGGTGATAGCAACCGCAAGCGTATTGCTGATCTTCCAGTTAGGGCAACCACGTATATGGATGAGCATGAGCCGCGATGGATTATTGCCGAAAGCTTTTTCGCGCATCCACCCAAAGTTTAAAACCCCTTATTTTGCTACAATAGTTACCGGCTTTGTAGTGGCTGTTCCTGCTTTGTTCATGAATTTAACAGAGGTAACTGATTTAACCAGTATCGGCACTTTGTTTGCCTTCGTTTTAGTTTGCGGCGGCGTTTTATTGCTACCCAAAGAACAAACGGTGCGTGGCAAATTTCAGATACCCTACATTAATGCGCAATGGATTGCACCCGTAATATTTGTTATCGGCGTGGTGGTTTTCTGGAAACAACTAACCGGCTTATTCAGTGGTGAAAATGCGCACGAGCGATTCCCGTATGTTCTGTTTGTAATTCTGTCTGCGGCTTTAACAGTACTGGCCTTTGTTAAAAAGCTTTCTCTTATCCCGGTATTAGGATTATTAAGTTGCTTTTACCTGATGACAGAATTAGGCTATACTAACTGGCTACGTTTTCTGATATGGCTGGTCATTGGCTTAGTCATTTACTTTACCTACGGTTACAGGCATAGCAGGTTGGGGAAGGCAAGCCAATAG
- the ubiE gene encoding bifunctional demethylmenaquinone methyltransferase/2-methoxy-6-polyprenyl-1,4-benzoquinol methylase UbiE: protein MSKTVTPYNSQQTSKKEQVADMFNNISHTYDFLNHFMSLGIDIIWRKKAINELKKDKPAHILDVATGTGDFAFEALKMLQPQKITGVDISEGMLGVARQKIEKRGLSDRFSVRTGDSENLPFDDNTFDAVTVAYGVRNFENLEAGLADMLRVIKPGAKAVILEFSKPKRFPVKQLYNFYFHYITPGIGKLFSKDSRAYSYLPESVAAFPDGKNFTSLMDKVGYKNAKSRSLMFGICSIYTGVK, encoded by the coding sequence ATGAGCAAAACCGTAACTCCTTATAACAGTCAGCAAACCAGTAAAAAAGAACAGGTGGCTGATATGTTCAATAATATTTCGCACACTTACGATTTCCTTAACCATTTTATGTCGTTAGGAATCGATATCATTTGGCGAAAAAAGGCGATCAACGAATTAAAGAAAGATAAACCAGCACATATACTTGACGTAGCAACAGGTACCGGCGATTTTGCGTTTGAGGCGTTAAAGATGCTGCAGCCGCAGAAGATAACCGGTGTTGATATATCAGAGGGGATGCTGGGCGTTGCCCGCCAGAAAATAGAGAAGCGCGGTTTGAGTGACCGTTTTTCTGTCCGCACAGGCGATTCCGAGAACCTGCCTTTTGATGATAATACTTTTGATGCAGTTACAGTAGCTTACGGAGTGAGGAATTTTGAAAACCTGGAAGCGGGGCTGGCCGATATGTTGCGGGTAATAAAGCCAGGCGCCAAAGCCGTTATACTTGAGTTTTCAAAACCCAAACGTTTTCCGGTAAAGCAGCTATACAATTTCTATTTTCATTATATAACACCAGGCATCGGGAAACTTTTTTCAAAAGATTCGAGGGCATATTCTTACCTGCCCGAGTCTGTGGCGGCCTTTCCTGATGGTAAAAATTTCACATCGCTGATGGATAAGGTGGGTTATAAAAATGCCAAAAGCCGCTCGTTAATGTTCGGAATCTGTTCAATATATACCGGCGTTAAATGA
- the porT gene encoding type IX secretion/gliding motility protein PorT/SprT produces MINKRYILILFFIITCTGKLFAQYVPSWGGGADQQDFSFGFTFQFVNADFKIVKDQNWRRPFRDTEYPYHNVTDSLNSMSSKSTPGFAIGFVSRYSLNDHIEIRSTPLLSFTDKRINYEYQTDKYSQEKQVQNTSVDIPLSLKLKSDRIADFRLYLIGGIKYTFNINKKPNQADIGYLDKKLQLVRNYASYEAGIGCDIYFEYFKLSPELKLANSFGDVLLHENHPFAVPISKLFLHTIMFSLTFE; encoded by the coding sequence ATGATCAATAAGCGGTACATTTTAATTTTATTCTTTATAATTACTTGTACCGGCAAGTTGTTTGCGCAATACGTGCCGTCATGGGGTGGAGGCGCAGATCAGCAAGACTTTAGCTTTGGATTTACTTTTCAGTTTGTAAACGCAGATTTTAAAATTGTTAAAGACCAAAATTGGCGCAGGCCTTTTCGTGATACTGAATACCCTTATCACAATGTGACAGACTCGCTCAACTCGATGTCTTCCAAAAGTACGCCCGGGTTCGCCATTGGTTTCGTTTCCAGGTATAGTTTAAATGATCATATAGAAATTCGTTCTACCCCCTTACTATCTTTTACCGATAAAAGGATAAACTACGAATATCAAACTGACAAGTATAGCCAGGAGAAGCAGGTGCAGAATACATCAGTTGATATTCCGTTGTCGCTAAAACTAAAATCAGACCGTATTGCCGATTTTCGTTTATATTTAATAGGCGGCATAAAATATACCTTTAATATTAACAAGAAACCTAACCAAGCAGATATCGGTTATTTAGACAAGAAACTTCAGTTGGTGAGGAATTATGCTTCCTATGAAGCGGGGATAGGCTGCGATATTTATTTCGAGTACTTTAAACTATCACCAGAGCTTAAACTGGCAAACTCATTCGGGGATGTGCTGCTTCACGAAAACCATCCCTTCGCTGTGCCTATCAGTAAACTGTTTCTCCACACCATTATGTTCAGCCTTACTTTCGAATAA
- a CDS encoding SDR family NAD(P)-dependent oxidoreductase, with translation MAKIALITGATAGIGEACAHLFAAHQYNLVLTGRRHDRLERLASHLNDKYNVEVAVSAFDVRNRDSVISNLESLPARWKNVDVLINNAGLSQGLDPIQNGSYDDWDTMIDTNIKGLLYVTKVVSNWMIYNKQGQIVNIGSIAGKEVYPNGNVYCATKHAVGALSEGMRIDLLSHGIRVTAVHPGAVETEFSEVRFKGDKDRAKKVYEGFDALAANDIAETIWFVVSRPAHVNINEITVMPTAQATATNIFRS, from the coding sequence ATGGCTAAAATTGCATTAATTACAGGCGCTACCGCAGGGATCGGTGAGGCTTGTGCGCATTTATTTGCAGCACATCAATATAATTTAGTATTAACCGGCCGCAGGCACGACAGGTTGGAGCGCCTGGCCAGTCATTTAAATGATAAATATAATGTTGAAGTAGCGGTATCAGCCTTTGACGTACGTAACCGCGACAGTGTGATCAGCAACCTGGAAAGCTTGCCTGCACGTTGGAAAAACGTAGACGTATTAATTAACAATGCTGGCCTTAGCCAGGGTTTAGACCCGATACAGAACGGCAGCTATGATGATTGGGACACCATGATTGACACCAACATAAAAGGCCTGCTTTACGTAACAAAGGTAGTATCAAACTGGATGATCTATAACAAGCAGGGGCAAATTGTAAACATTGGTTCAATTGCCGGCAAAGAAGTTTATCCAAACGGTAATGTATACTGTGCAACCAAGCATGCCGTTGGTGCTTTAAGCGAGGGCATGCGTATCGACCTGTTAAGCCACGGCATCAGGGTTACGGCAGTACACCCGGGAGCGGTTGAAACCGAGTTTTCGGAAGTGCGTTTTAAGGGCGATAAAGACCGTGCAAAGAAAGTATATGAAGGTTTTGATGCACTGGCAGCTAATGATATTGCCGAAACCATTTGGTTTGTGGTATCGCGCCCGGCACATGTAAACATTAACGAAATTACGGTGATGCCAACAGCACAGGCGACGGCAACCAATATATTCAGAAGTTAA
- a CDS encoding GatB/YqeY domain-containing protein — protein MSLSTQINEDIKKAMLARDEKSLRGLRAIKSALLLAKTEKGASEEISEETEVKVLQKLVKQRKESADIYKTQNRDDLYQIEIEEQQIIESYLPKQMSRGEIETYLKDVITRTGATSVKDMGKVMGTANKELAGKADGKTISEVVKQLLA, from the coding sequence ATGTCATTATCAACCCAAATAAACGAGGATATTAAAAAGGCAATGCTGGCACGCGATGAAAAAAGTTTGCGTGGCCTTCGTGCTATTAAATCAGCTTTATTATTAGCAAAAACAGAAAAAGGTGCTTCAGAAGAAATAAGCGAAGAAACAGAAGTAAAGGTGTTGCAAAAGTTAGTAAAGCAGCGTAAAGAGTCTGCGGATATTTACAAAACGCAAAACCGCGATGACCTGTACCAAATTGAAATCGAAGAACAGCAAATAATTGAAAGCTATTTGCCAAAGCAAATGAGCCGCGGAGAAATTGAAACCTACTTAAAAGATGTAATTACCCGTACCGGCGCCACATCTGTTAAAGATATGGGCAAGGTAATGGGTACTGCCAATAAAGAGCTTGCCGGCAAGGCCGATGGCAAAACCATTTCTGAAGTTGTTAAACAATTACTGGCATAA
- a CDS encoding alpha/beta fold hydrolase yields the protein MDYVLKEENGFQYVDEGQGETLLLLHGLMGALSNWEHVIEEFKSQYRVIIPMLPIYELPLITTGVKSLSKFVHKFIKYKNLTNITLIGNSLGGHVALIYCLSHPENIKALVLSGSSGLYENAFGGSFPRRESYDFVKEKVEYTFYDPATATKELVDEVFETINDRNRVIRILAMAKSAIRHNMAKDVHKIKIPVALIWGKNDKITPPEVAVEFHQLLPDSTLQWIDHCGHAAMMEQPQEFNALLREFLDKVTLKV from the coding sequence ATGGACTACGTGTTAAAAGAAGAAAACGGTTTCCAATATGTTGATGAGGGCCAAGGCGAAACGCTGTTACTTCTGCATGGTTTAATGGGGGCTTTAAGCAACTGGGAGCATGTGATTGAAGAATTTAAATCACAATACCGGGTTATTATACCTATGCTGCCTATTTATGAATTGCCTTTAATAACAACCGGCGTAAAATCGTTGTCAAAATTTGTACATAAGTTTATTAAGTATAAAAATTTAACTAATATTACATTAATTGGTAACTCTTTAGGCGGCCATGTAGCACTGATCTACTGCCTGTCGCACCCCGAAAATATCAAAGCGTTAGTGCTTTCAGGTAGTTCGGGTTTGTATGAAAATGCCTTTGGCGGATCGTTTCCCCGCCGCGAGAGTTACGATTTTGTAAAGGAAAAGGTAGAGTATACCTTTTATGACCCGGCTACGGCAACCAAAGAGCTGGTTGACGAGGTTTTTGAAACAATTAATGACCGTAACCGTGTTATCCGTATTTTGGCTATGGCTAAATCAGCCATCAGGCATAATATGGCTAAAGATGTACATAAGATTAAAATACCGGTTGCTTTGATATGGGGTAAAAATGATAAGATTACGCCGCCCGAAGTAGCCGTGGAGTTTCATCAGTTGCTGCCTGATTCAACCCTTCAGTGGATTGATCATTGCGGGCATGCAGCTATGATGGAGCAGCCGCAAGAGTTTAATGCCCTGTTAAGGGAGTTTTTAGATAAAGTAACGTTAAAAGTATAA